A window from Candidatus Zixiibacteriota bacterium encodes these proteins:
- a CDS encoding LTA synthase family protein codes for LINSIAPPNSFLFFALLFFSGVLFLGLFRLGFLLKYHSLASGIPLSILFQSFIIGARFDMVVLTYLLTPFFILSSFPLIGLFRLKWGRKIILSLVFLFLGLLFFLSLVDLEYFSQYGTHLSEWALEYLDRPDVVIFSIWDNYPVVRYLILWALLCSLFIFLVLRVGRNLLKTKSTRPLLNQAFYFILALGLLFISGRGRVKLAPIDWGLAYFSKYDFANQLALNGAHTLGMTFLEEHKEGSPEYLTEFQFFENKDALNTVQKLVLQKNEQLQYPQDSILRSSSFDDSEFRLDSLNKERIKPNVVIIFLESWLAQYVGSYGAKTDATPFFDSLAQKSLLFDNLYASGTRTNRGLLSVLCAFPSQPGGTLMKKYNHNLPFISLSKILKERGYKEAFVYGGDLMFDNMEGFSRQQGFEHFIGQEDFPPGEYISKWGVPDDIVFSRAVKEFASFKEKPFLGVIVTLSNHEPFAVPAYMPKPFSPDLPYSKYLNAFYYSDWSLGKFFHEAEKEPFFDNTIFVLTADHGKLLQSTSDFPLSRFHIAALIYSPKLAGKEPRRIKTVASQTDLVPTVLGLLGEPAEHESWGRDIFSLSPEDKGFAMMVDGKKIGWVEEPYFLVDRIGATTSLYNYIDDPEQKKDISSEYPEITKELQKKERSFLQLSILQSAKKGLKPKAR; via the coding sequence ACTAATAAATTCAATTGCCCCGCCGAATTCCTTCCTTTTCTTCGCTTTGCTTTTCTTCTCAGGGGTTCTTTTCTTAGGGCTTTTCCGGCTGGGGTTTCTATTAAAGTATCATAGTTTAGCTTCAGGCATACCCTTATCCATCTTATTTCAGTCCTTTATCATTGGAGCGCGCTTTGATATGGTGGTATTAACGTATCTGCTAACTCCTTTTTTTATATTAAGCTCTTTTCCCCTGATAGGACTTTTCCGCCTGAAATGGGGACGGAAAATCATTCTCTCTTTGGTCTTTTTATTCTTAGGTCTCCTTTTCTTCCTTTCCCTGGTGGACCTGGAATATTTCAGCCAGTATGGAACTCACCTTAGCGAATGGGCTTTGGAATATTTAGACCGTCCGGATGTAGTCATTTTCTCTATCTGGGATAACTATCCGGTTGTGCGTTATCTGATCCTGTGGGCACTTCTTTGCTCTCTTTTCATCTTCCTGGTGCTTAGAGTAGGTAGAAACCTTCTGAAAACCAAGAGCACTCGACCATTGTTGAACCAGGCTTTTTATTTTATTTTAGCCCTTGGTTTGCTATTCATCTCCGGGCGAGGCCGGGTGAAACTTGCGCCCATAGATTGGGGCTTGGCATATTTTTCAAAGTATGATTTTGCCAACCAGTTAGCCTTAAATGGGGCTCATACTTTGGGGATGACCTTTCTGGAGGAACATAAGGAAGGCTCTCCAGAATATTTAACTGAGTTCCAGTTTTTTGAAAATAAAGATGCTTTGAACACCGTGCAAAAATTAGTGTTGCAGAAAAATGAACAGTTGCAATACCCTCAAGACTCTATTCTGCGGTCAAGCTCATTTGACGATTCCGAGTTCAGGCTCGACTCGCTCAATAAAGAGAGGATAAAACCCAACGTAGTAATAATTTTTCTGGAGAGCTGGTTAGCTCAGTATGTCGGCTCCTACGGTGCTAAAACAGACGCGACTCCTTTTTTCGACAGCTTAGCCCAGAAATCGCTTTTATTTGACAACTTGTATGCCTCGGGTACACGAACCAACCGTGGGCTTCTCTCGGTCTTATGCGCTTTCCCTTCTCAGCCAGGCGGGACTTTGATGAAAAAGTATAATCACAATCTTCCCTTTATATCCCTTTCGAAAATCCTGAAAGAGAGAGGATATAAAGAGGCTTTCGTCTATGGCGGGGATTTAATGTTCGACAACATGGAGGGGTTTTCCAGGCAGCAAGGGTTTGAACATTTTATCGGCCAGGAAGACTTTCCTCCTGGTGAGTACATCAGTAAATGGGGAGTGCCGGACGACATCGTGTTCTCCAGGGCAGTGAAGGAGTTCGCTAGTTTTAAGGAAAAACCTTTCTTAGGCGTGATAGTCACCTTGAGCAATCATGAACCTTTTGCGGTGCCGGCGTACATGCCTAAACCTTTTTCTCCAGATTTGCCTTACAGCAAATATTTGAACGCTTTTTACTATTCGGACTGGTCCTTAGGCAAGTTTTTTCACGAGGCAGAAAAAGAGCCCTTTTTCGATAACACCATTTTTGTCCTGACTGCAGATCACGGAAAACTTCTCCAGAGCACAAGTGATTTTCCATTGAGCCGTTTTCATATCGCCGCTTTAATTTATTCACCTAAGCTCGCCGGAAAAGAGCCCAGGAGAATCAAAACCGTTGCCAGCCAGACTGACCTTGTGCCCACGGTTTTGGGTTTGTTGGGAGAGCCTGCAGAGCACGAATCCTGGGGAAGAGATATTTTCTCCCTTTCACCTGAGGATAAAGGATTTGCTATGATGGTTGACGGAAAAAAAATCGGCTGGGTCGAAGAGCCTTATTTTTTGGTTGACCGAATCGGCGCCACCACTTCTCTTTATAATTATATTGATGACCCGGAGCAGAAAAAAGACATTTCCTCAGAATATCCGGAGATAACCAAAGAGCTTCAGAAAAAAGAAAGGTCCTTCCTTCAGCTTAGTATTCTACAATCGGCTAAAAAAGGCTTAAAACCAAAAGCGCGTTAA
- a CDS encoding dockerin type I domain-containing protein has translation MKSFANKPICLLAAVLLFLGCFVYTDTKAAVKTDKGKIKTEEKVKEAVKPDKEQAKTEEKIEIQRDLPQKVGVQPTPPHPIIERDTSLKTLFEGVQIPDTAKFFQALMRGFPVSPNALGDMNQDSVVNIWDLVRVRNIWLGIGNPPTPYESVEGDLNQDGTINHQDVLFLRNVLLGKTGPPYLIDSTGGEIKGAGVTFSFKPGAIESTATLWVKDLAADSTGLNFASLEQDSIYFMKGFELVGDTGSILIPPSIQIELPSLPACSLKGENLLMYPSVGPFGESQLSFAGNLTVLDSGSTLLKRPHTSAGSIPILGYEIPTPTVTVAQGSAIPGAFFVFNCTNISKFSNGNLFEFLTSDGYKFIQNPTSIDISADSSSWIVKVLAPYNNPGPVGVRFKLAVSQALWINVGNVTTLPLPSLPPGLDQDSIISTTLSAADTLCIEFFDYLLTHEGRLDSLIPGFTGSIREVVGQLKSEIEIAKDSFLTLNFDTRLVIAEIYFSNNYEQGMRAGIDSLRSHGFTSNLKAGKIALLDADVELLEAIVSSLELIKSSCEAIIESYILKKVPPKIIPPWIKSVKEGHGFGKVIADWIKSYAAWRKYFERPTSGWILDPSTKARYKNLCINFWKYRTKSENKFISHPPYHDQKLRPEYGGRRLPTSDNSAETSYRSQFVQELYNDTTVDLTLPEHPLTGAIVTPDSTSGIPGITGIVNEYGIVAIPGIRPGSDVTFSMYDPKTGLYEAKVATAHAPDVSEQGVSFPVLSIFDPDTSVYYYPLALGQAKTDTISASKPRIEYWFTATQADVGKKINIGFHSEEALTFWFQKPSGSFIIRDSSATCILERELLLDTAGTYKITVTYGVAGGDGPFEVGVSSIPYPPTSYLCGNIAGVLTPNLSPYYIAGDITVNGGDSLVAEPGVKVLLQTSAAVTNHGYIHLPKLDILASGNLSHVRGDTMGVNFTADTLKIESGGKIDVSWCGYRGINRDGWTVSRAETYPGKLGSAEGWGGSHGGFGGKGGYGSGDAGDVYDLVEDPFALGSGGSWRGGTAGTGGNGGGLVRIEADVLVLNGSIVADGGYGIGYGAGGAGGTINLRVRQASGTGTVQANGGNADNGWYTNATGGGAGGRIAIRWQTGSTDGWTLKVQGGTPAYNGSTIGGAGTIYLLGPNDGVDGRLIVDNWGRSGETTPLPPERTQFKYASIQNGAKFTIGSLVKHLTVLDSLLVRGSSTQLTLSDSTSLTTPKLIGRSSSVTTYGKGLTLNVPKVWVDSSASFITETNLTFANATDFMLTNGGILDNRKIATFTIPRFEPDNIVSGTFRNWGTLNVTSDSVV, from the coding sequence ATGAAAAGTTTCGCTAACAAACCAATTTGTTTACTTGCTGCAGTTTTGCTGTTTCTTGGTTGTTTTGTATATACTGACACAAAGGCAGCAGTGAAAACTGACAAAGGCAAAATAAAAACAGAAGAAAAAGTTAAAGAGGCAGTAAAGCCCGACAAAGAGCAAGCCAAAACAGAAGAAAAAATAGAAATTCAAAGAGACCTGCCACAAAAAGTCGGGGTTCAACCAACTCCACCCCATCCCATTATAGAAAGGGATACATCACTTAAGACTCTTTTTGAAGGTGTGCAGATACCTGACACAGCTAAGTTCTTCCAAGCCCTGATGCGTGGATTCCCAGTTTCGCCCAATGCCCTGGGTGATATGAATCAGGATAGTGTGGTTAATATCTGGGACCTAGTGAGGGTGAGGAATATTTGGTTGGGTATTGGGAATCCGCCAACTCCTTATGAGTCGGTGGAAGGGGATTTGAACCAGGACGGTACGATAAATCATCAGGACGTACTTTTCCTAAGAAATGTGTTACTCGGAAAAACTGGGCCTCCTTATCTTATAGATTCCACTGGAGGTGAGATCAAAGGTGCAGGTGTGACTTTCTCATTCAAGCCTGGTGCAATTGAATCTACAGCAACACTGTGGGTTAAGGATCTTGCAGCAGATTCGACTGGTCTCAATTTTGCCAGTCTTGAGCAAGATAGCATCTACTTTATGAAAGGTTTTGAACTCGTTGGTGATACCGGGTCGATATTAATACCCCCATCCATTCAGATTGAACTACCCTCACTGCCAGCATGCAGTTTGAAAGGAGAAAATCTTCTTATGTATCCTTCTGTTGGGCCGTTCGGGGAGTCGCAGCTTAGCTTTGCTGGAAACCTAACGGTTCTAGATTCTGGTTCCACGTTACTTAAACGACCCCATACATCAGCTGGTAGCATACCCATTCTCGGATATGAGATACCCACGCCGACAGTGACTGTAGCGCAGGGATCTGCAATCCCTGGTGCGTTCTTCGTGTTTAATTGCACAAATATTTCCAAGTTCTCCAATGGTAATCTGTTTGAGTTCCTAACATCTGATGGTTACAAGTTCATCCAAAATCCGACATCGATTGATATTAGTGCTGATAGTAGCTCCTGGATAGTAAAGGTACTCGCTCCATATAATAATCCAGGGCCAGTAGGAGTCCGGTTCAAACTTGCTGTATCTCAGGCTCTATGGATCAATGTAGGCAACGTCACAACGCTTCCTTTACCATCCTTACCACCCGGGTTAGACCAAGACTCAATTATATCGACTACCCTTTCCGCTGCAGATACCTTATGCATTGAATTTTTTGATTATTTGCTGACGCATGAAGGCCGCCTTGACTCTCTCATTCCCGGCTTTACGGGCAGCATTAGAGAGGTAGTGGGTCAGTTAAAATCAGAGATTGAAATCGCGAAAGATTCATTTCTAACATTGAATTTTGACACCAGGCTTGTGATCGCAGAAATTTACTTTTCGAATAACTATGAGCAAGGGATGCGTGCAGGGATAGATAGTTTGAGGTCTCACGGGTTTACCTCCAACCTTAAAGCGGGAAAGATTGCGCTACTAGATGCTGACGTGGAATTGTTGGAGGCTATAGTTTCGAGCTTAGAACTAATCAAGTCGAGCTGCGAAGCAATTATTGAATCTTATATTCTCAAAAAGGTTCCACCAAAAATTATTCCGCCCTGGATCAAAAGTGTCAAAGAGGGTCATGGTTTTGGGAAGGTCATCGCGGATTGGATAAAATCTTATGCTGCTTGGCGGAAATATTTCGAACGGCCAACTTCAGGTTGGATACTAGATCCTTCAACGAAGGCTCGATATAAGAATCTTTGCATAAATTTCTGGAAATACAGAACCAAAAGTGAGAATAAATTTATATCCCACCCTCCTTACCATGATCAAAAACTACGTCCCGAATACGGGGGACGGCGATTACCAACTTCAGACAATTCTGCTGAAACGTCATATCGATCCCAGTTCGTGCAAGAACTGTACAACGACACTACTGTAGATTTAACTCTACCTGAACACCCTCTAACGGGGGCCATTGTAACACCCGACTCAACTTCTGGAATTCCTGGAATTACTGGCATAGTTAATGAATATGGAATAGTTGCTATTCCAGGCATTCGGCCAGGAAGCGACGTCACATTCTCAATGTATGATCCGAAGACAGGACTGTATGAGGCTAAGGTTGCAACAGCTCATGCGCCTGATGTTTCAGAACAGGGTGTCTCCTTTCCTGTTCTATCAATTTTCGACCCTGACACCTCTGTTTACTATTATCCTCTCGCTTTGGGCCAAGCAAAAACCGATACAATTTCTGCAAGTAAGCCCCGAATTGAATACTGGTTCACAGCTACCCAAGCTGATGTTGGCAAGAAAATTAATATTGGTTTCCATTCCGAGGAGGCATTGACTTTCTGGTTTCAGAAACCATCGGGAAGTTTCATAATCAGGGACAGCAGCGCCACCTGTATACTTGAGCGGGAACTATTACTCGACACTGCAGGAACTTATAAAATAACTGTTACATATGGAGTGGCTGGAGGAGATGGACCTTTTGAGGTTGGAGTGAGTTCTATCCCTTATCCCCCGACAAGTTACCTTTGCGGGAACATTGCTGGGGTTTTAACTCCAAACCTATCTCCTTATTATATCGCTGGCGACATAACTGTTAATGGTGGCGACAGTTTGGTAGCAGAACCGGGAGTTAAAGTCTTGCTTCAAACAAGCGCTGCTGTTACAAACCATGGTTATATTCATTTACCGAAATTAGACATTCTTGCAAGCGGGAATTTATCCCACGTACGCGGTGATACAATGGGTGTAAACTTCACGGCAGACACTCTTAAAATAGAGTCGGGAGGCAAGATCGATGTGAGTTGGTGTGGTTATCGAGGGATTAATCGAGATGGGTGGACGGTGAGTCGGGCGGAGACCTATCCTGGTAAATTAGGATCAGCTGAGGGTTGGGGAGGGAGTCATGGTGGGTTTGGAGGAAAGGGTGGATATGGGAGCGGAGATGCGGGGGATGTGTATGATTTGGTAGAAGATCCATTTGCTTTGGGGTCTGGTGGGTCATGGCGTGGTGGAACAGCGGGTACTGGTGGTAATGGGGGTGGTTTGGTACGCATAGAAGCCGACGTATTGGTATTGAACGGTTCGATAGTGGCAGATGGAGGTTATGGCATCGGGTATGGGGCTGGTGGAGCTGGTGGCACTATTAATTTACGTGTTCGGCAGGCCAGTGGGACAGGTACAGTCCAGGCCAATGGTGGTAATGCAGATAATGGCTGGTATACGAATGCTACCGGTGGAGGAGCAGGAGGTAGGATAGCGATACGCTGGCAGACTGGGAGTACAGATGGCTGGACCCTGAAGGTGCAGGGAGGTACTCCTGCTTATAATGGCAGCACGATTGGTGGAGCAGGAACGATTTATCTTTTAGGTCCGAATGATGGAGTAGACGGCAGGTTGATAGTTGACAATTGGGGCCGCAGTGGAGAGACTACTCCGCTTCCTCCAGAGCGGACGCAGTTCAAGTATGCGTCGATCCAGAATGGTGCGAAGTTTACCATAGGTTCTTTGGTGAAACACTTGACCGTATTAGACTCATTGCTGGTAAGAGGGAGTTCAACTCAACTGACCTTATCGGATAGTACCTCGCTGACCACTCCGAAATTGATAGGGCGGAGCAGTTCAGTGACAACCTATGGCAAAGGGTTGACGTTAAATGTGCCAAAGGTCTGGGTGGATAGCAGTGCTTCGTTTATTACAGAGACCAATTTAACTTTTGCCAATGCTACGGACTTTATGTTGACCAATGGAGGTATCTTAGACAATCGTAAGATAGCCACGTTTACCATCCCTCGCTTTGAGCCAGACAACATAGTATCGGGAACATTTAGGAATTGGGGTACTTTGAATGTTACTTCGGATTCTGTAGTG